In the genome of Segatella copri, one region contains:
- a CDS encoding VapE domain-containing protein, which yields MNVSIFHDMTCKLPLPGLLEGVANLIRTDEKLAVFTRSYRQTGSKTFKNESQLFAVPCLFEGGKGRSNIRQLTGMSLVDFDHAIGSEERGVKSEESISDGEWKAFVAKELNILKRKAIADPHTLLCYITMSGNGLRVIFTYEIAPEFSGVPKDEEEVKKFEAYYQQAFYAGNAYYEKLLGAKADMQCKNITRLSGLAHDLEVFLRPQSEVIPFTAEEISTAATAYVKQSKEDKQMQRIQTYFDTLIAPQLAKAKIEFRSGSHNDYVMRVGYKLAERRFSKKVALRWAMQKFGKDYSDTEQVINSCFANASPHGKQGGSGDNRGDSKTATVEEIKSFLDGHISLRFNEITSRVEYEIPADNTDTHRFMPVNDRIVNSLWSQMSTITRVNIQDMYRVIESDYVPVFNPFKEYLNSLPQITQTSTDHVSDEPGSCKPVVLQQQNLCQSVQSVGEKNHPSVGVQDKKQSVGAKDYIRELAQTVRVKGGEQEQKLWHLYLKKWLVGMVASWISDDVVNNVILVLIGEQGAYKTTWFNYLLPPPLKQYFYTKTNANRMSKDDILTLAQYALVCCEELDTMRPAELNQLKAAVTMPSIDERAAYAHYHEHRKHIASFCGTGNNTQFLSDPTGNRRWLPFEVESILSPRDHPFHYEGIYAQALSLYTSGFQYWFTKEEIQELNRHNKQFETPHLEHELVDLYFRRPIDSELGEFISVARALQMISNGISQKLSAVNVGRAFSDLGFKRVRTNSCRGFIVVCRTPEEIKAYQHRLLMNAEPDSSPDAPF from the coding sequence ATGAACGTAAGTATTTTCCATGACATGACCTGCAAGCTGCCCTTACCGGGGCTTCTTGAAGGCGTCGCCAACCTCATTCGAACCGATGAGAAGTTGGCAGTTTTCACCCGGTCTTATCGCCAGACCGGTAGCAAGACTTTCAAGAACGAAAGCCAGTTATTTGCCGTGCCTTGCCTCTTCGAGGGAGGAAAAGGCAGAAGCAACATCAGACAACTCACGGGGATGTCGCTCGTGGACTTCGACCACGCCATAGGGAGTGAAGAACGAGGAGTGAAGAGTGAAGAATCCATCAGCGACGGAGAATGGAAAGCCTTTGTTGCCAAAGAACTTAACATCCTGAAGCGAAAGGCGATAGCCGATCCTCACACCCTCCTTTGTTACATCACGATGAGCGGCAACGGACTCCGTGTCATCTTCACCTATGAGATAGCCCCGGAGTTTTCGGGAGTTCCCAAGGACGAGGAAGAAGTGAAGAAGTTCGAGGCATACTATCAGCAGGCCTTCTATGCCGGCAATGCCTATTACGAGAAACTTCTGGGAGCCAAGGCAGATATGCAGTGCAAGAACATCACCCGACTGAGCGGTCTTGCCCACGACCTAGAAGTCTTTTTACGCCCCCAATCCGAAGTCATTCCCTTCACGGCAGAAGAAATCTCCACCGCAGCAACAGCCTATGTGAAGCAGAGCAAGGAAGACAAGCAGATGCAGCGCATCCAGACCTACTTCGACACCCTCATTGCGCCCCAGCTGGCGAAGGCAAAAATCGAATTCCGCAGCGGCAGCCATAACGATTATGTGATGCGGGTCGGCTACAAGCTTGCCGAACGCCGTTTTTCAAAGAAGGTCGCCCTCAGATGGGCGATGCAGAAGTTCGGGAAGGACTATTCCGACACGGAGCAAGTCATCAACTCCTGCTTCGCCAACGCTTCTCCTCACGGCAAGCAGGGAGGAAGTGGCGACAACAGAGGCGACAGCAAAACGGCAACAGTCGAGGAAATCAAGTCTTTCCTGGATGGTCATATATCCCTCAGATTCAACGAGATAACATCCCGTGTAGAATATGAAATTCCCGCAGATAACACAGATACACACAGATTCATGCCTGTCAACGACCGCATCGTCAACTCCTTATGGAGCCAGATGTCCACCATTACCCGTGTCAACATCCAGGATATGTATCGTGTCATAGAATCAGACTATGTCCCAGTATTCAATCCCTTCAAAGAATACTTGAATAGTCTCCCACAGATAACACAGACAAGCACAGATCATGTCTCTGACGAGCCAGGGTCTTGCAAGCCTGTTGTCCTACAACAACAAAATCTGTGTCAATCAGTGCAATCTGTGGGAGAAAAGAATCATCCATCTGTGGGAGTTCAAGATAAAAAACAATCTGTGGGAGCAAAAGATTATATCCGTGAGCTAGCTCAAACCGTCCGAGTAAAGGGCGGCGAGCAGGAGCAGAAGCTGTGGCACCTCTACCTGAAGAAGTGGCTCGTCGGCATGGTGGCGAGCTGGATCTCAGATGATGTGGTCAACAACGTCATCCTCGTACTCATCGGAGAGCAGGGAGCGTACAAGACCACGTGGTTCAACTACCTTCTTCCACCCCCACTGAAGCAGTATTTCTATACCAAGACCAACGCCAACCGCATGTCGAAGGACGACATCCTGACCCTGGCGCAGTATGCCCTCGTCTGCTGCGAGGAGCTAGACACCATGCGCCCAGCCGAACTGAACCAGTTGAAGGCAGCCGTCACCATGCCGAGCATCGACGAGCGAGCAGCCTACGCCCATTATCATGAGCACCGCAAGCACATAGCGTCGTTCTGCGGAACGGGCAACAACACCCAGTTCTTGTCAGACCCCACAGGCAACCGCCGCTGGCTACCCTTCGAGGTGGAGAGCATCCTCTCGCCCAGGGACCATCCTTTCCACTACGAAGGCATCTACGCCCAGGCTCTCTCCCTCTACACCAGCGGCTTCCAGTACTGGTTTACGAAAGAAGAAATCCAGGAGTTGAACCGACACAACAAGCAGTTTGAGACACCCCATCTCGAACATGAGCTAGTGGACCTGTATTTCCGCAGACCAATCGATAGCGAGTTAGGCGAGTTCATATCCGTGGCCCGAGCCCTTCAGATGATCAGCAACGGAATCAGCCAGAAGCTGAGTGCCGTGAATGTAGGCAGAGCCTTCAGCGACTTAGGCTTCAAGCGTGTACGCACCAACAGCTGCCGGGGATTCATCGTAGTCTGCCGCACGCCGGAGGAGATAAAGGCATACCAGCACCGCCTCCTGATGAATGCCGAGCCGGATTCGT
- a CDS encoding DUF6169 family protein, which translates to MVVEKMSLAVINANSPYEVKVALADDTLCFITDYDAEIFVTFERDDILHNGLVYQFGISNPKGVKSPRDPKVRETILAIVEEFFAKNNAAFLYICDTSGGMQKMRNRLFKYWFGIYGERKEYVFLPQTITDEEGNDNYAALIIRKDNPQFADLVSEFMATVNLLNTKPEDFDE; encoded by the coding sequence ATGGTAGTAGAAAAAATGTCTCTGGCTGTGATTAATGCCAATTCGCCCTATGAGGTAAAAGTGGCTCTAGCTGATGATACATTGTGTTTCATCACAGATTATGATGCTGAAATTTTCGTAACTTTTGAAAGGGATGATATACTTCATAATGGGTTAGTTTATCAATTTGGTATCTCTAATCCGAAGGGAGTGAAGTCTCCTCGTGATCCTAAGGTGCGAGAGACTATTCTTGCCATAGTGGAGGAATTCTTTGCAAAGAACAATGCGGCATTTCTTTATATCTGTGATACAAGTGGTGGCATGCAGAAGATGCGTAATCGCTTATTCAAATACTGGTTTGGCATCTACGGGGAAAGAAAGGAGTATGTTTTCCTGCCGCAAACGATTACAGACGAGGAGGGTAATGATAACTATGCAGCACTAATCATTCGTAAGGATAATCCTCAATTCGCTGATTTGGTAAGCGAGTTCATGGCTACCGTGAATTTACTAAATACTAAGCCGGAAGATTTTGATGAATAG
- a CDS encoding dephospho-CoA kinase: MAQVATMNQAQLQILDMLSFIKTPEALRDLNKVISDYFVQMADAELDRMWNEGTLNEERIESFRHLHERTPYKLKKK; this comes from the coding sequence ATGGCACAGGTAGCAACAATGAATCAAGCTCAATTGCAAATCCTCGATATGCTGTCATTTATCAAGACTCCTGAGGCTTTGCGAGATTTGAATAAGGTAATCTCCGATTATTTTGTTCAGATGGCTGATGCTGAATTAGATAGGATGTGGAATGAAGGAACCCTGAATGAAGAACGTATCGAGAGTTTCCGGCATCTCCATGAACGTACTCCATACAAGTTAAAAAAGAAATGA
- a CDS encoding XRE family transcriptional regulator produces the protein MPKSNFKAVNRQFGAFLRAELKHHCITVETFRKHCHFDRSAFSDLKRV, from the coding sequence ATGCCAAAATCAAATTTCAAGGCGGTTAACCGCCAGTTTGGAGCATTCCTTCGTGCAGAGTTGAAGCATCACTGCATCACGGTGGAGACTTTCAGAAAGCATTGTCATTTCGACCGCAGTGCTTTCTCAGATTTGAAAAGGGTGTAG
- a CDS encoding protein tyrosine phosphatase: MDTTKLTREEALRRWNASKENKRKMVEKLENLVRKSCLERTGKEPIGVEVW; encoded by the coding sequence ATGGATACAACAAAGTTAACAAGAGAAGAGGCTCTACGCCGTTGGAATGCTTCTAAGGAAAACAAACGTAAAATGGTGGAGAAACTGGAGAACTTGGTTCGCAAAAGCTGTCTGGAACGTACTGGTAAAGAACCTATAGGGGTAGAAGTATGGTAG